GTATTGTATCTTTATAACTCTACAGACTCTGGTGTCTGCAGAGACAGGCAGCCATTTTATGTTCAGTTCAATAAAGCTTGTCATAAGAGAAACATTGGACTTTGCTATGGGTTTTCCCCTGTATTGTTCTCTTAATCTAAAATGAAGTTCAATATGACTGAGAGTGTCTGTTTTCTCTTTATGGACAGGAAAAACGTAAAATGAGGCTCCAGTTTTAAATTAAACAGTGTTTTACTCACAGATCTGTGTCACTCTGGTCCAGAGACTCTACATCAGCTTGACTTTCGTTATGGACAGAGTCAGATTCCTGCACTTGGCACAGTTCCTCATCTGTGATTATATCAAACACTGCATCATCTGGTGGTTTGGAGGTTTCATTTGTAACTGTGCCATAAAAGTACATCAAAAGAAAGGCAGTCATAACGTAACAGGCAGCatcagtgtttttattttttaaacagagctTATGTATCTGGACCATTATTCTGCCTATACAGTAGTTTTCACATACTGCAAGTGCTAGAGGGACTCTCCAGGGTGACTCACTTGCATTAAAATATACATGGCTATTTGTATCGATCTATCAATATTAACATATACTAACAAGCTCCACAACTACTCTGGGACAAGTTCCGCCTGGACTTACACCCCATTAACATCACTGGGGTTGCACAGAGTGTAAATTGAGCAGGATTTGACCACATGAACCCTGGCAGGAAGCCCAATAATCTCATTTATCTCACATTTGCACATGAAAAGAACTAACCTGTACCTTCCTGGGTCGGAGACACTGGTGAATTTAGCAGAGCTGGTGGTTCTTCTTGGCTGGCACGGGATCCAAAGTCATCCGTGTAATCCACGATCACCCTAGGTTTATTGAAGCAAGCTCTACAGCACCGCTCCTTCTTGCCACTGTGTTTGGTCATCATATAGTTGTTACAGCAGTAATAGCAGAAAATGCGACCACACAGTctagaaattaaaaagaacaaatgcaaaggtATGAGAATGTTACACCGATGGCTTAAAAATAGAATTAGGTAAGGTGTGCATTGACAATGCTTGGGGTTCTGGTCATAAAGGTCATGTACCCTGGGAAAGCATGAAGTTTTTTGTAGGTTACATGGCAAAAATCACAATGCAGACAATTCTGCCTTTTAAGGTTCAGAAAAACTTACTGGATCGTGAATGTTCAGAGGGGCACATTTTTCCTTTATAGtctcaataaaaataaattacacaggaacagaagtttccagagggtaaaaacaattaaaaatacaatttacaAACAAGACTACAACAAGTAAAGAACACATATTTAGTGATTTTCAATGGGCCTGATCttgttcctattgaagtcaatggcaaaacacccatttTAATGGGAGTAAAAACAGGCCACGTATCGATATTCACTCAAACCATCCCTAACCTAAATCCTTCACTGCATAAGCTGCACAGCCTCCAAaaaagggaagcagcagcaaTATAAAATATTGATTTCTGTGAGTCAGAAAGAGAGCTACCCAAGGATATTCGGTCATTATAAGAATCAGTCAAATAGTTTTTTAATTGATTTGTTAAGAGTTTGTTGATGAAAAGACCTCAGTTCAGTTTGCTGCTATTCATTAGGTTTTAATACTAGCTGTTTTTCATAAGTATTCAAACAACCACTGGGTATTGGTGAAAATGTTTGCAAGTTTCACAAACATTAGTAGAAATCATTCTTCATCTGAAAAATCATACTAGAAGTAAGTTATTAGCTACTAACTAATCACCACCTGATATTCACGACTTTAAAATGTCATTGATTAAGTGACTAATCACACATCATGAATAAAGAGTAAAACAGTGACAGGCCACCCCACTGCCTGAAATTTGTTCATCCAAACATGGAGAAATCATGAACATGTAACTATTAATTCACAAATAGAAAAGGGTTAAAATTTGCAGCAAATAATTCAATCAACTGTCAGATTTTTTGAACAGGCCACATCAAAATCAAATCTTGCTATTTAGAGTCACTGTTTCTCAACATATCTTTTAGTAGTGAAAGTTATGTCTGTACAGAACCTAATTCAATGCGGCATCAATCCTGATTGGGTCAgtactgtaataaaataataatagtaccaTCGTactgaataatttttaaaagcacatatACCAAGTGCGGACAGCATATAATATACATATTATAACAATGTATGTCTGGGAACAGTGTAAAATATTGAAACACTGGATATTTTACATGGAACCTATCATATTTATTTCCACGTTTTTAATAACGTGTCATAGGTCAAGAAACTGACCTGCAGTGGTGTCGGCGCATCATCCAAGTAAACTCTCGCTGACAGCTCAGGCAATGATTTACTTCTGTGTCACCAAGCCATCTTTGCTCTTCACAGAGCTTCTGCTGAAATTCCAGTGCATCTGATTTCTGCCAAAGGGCATCCTTATCCCTGTGGAGACATGTGTAAAGAAGAGCAATCCATTTTAGAAACAtcactgtttgtttttaactaatcTCAACTCTGCTCCTGGAAGAAAACTCTATACCGTAAAGTGCTGTTATTTAACTCTGAAGTACACAAATCTGAAATAGCTCACTCCCTGCACTTTTAACTAAGTTACACCGGGATTTACAAATGTATATACACCACCAAAAGGTGTGATTGGCCTTTGCAGACAGAACCTCAGaatataagaattgccatactggatcagtaccatggccccagttcaggaaagcacttaagtgtgcACTTAATTTTAAGTTGCACTCAATGAGCAATGCCTAGAAGGCTTCAGTTGAAGGCACATTATTCTCCGTGCTGCAGCGAGTTCTATCAAAGATATCCCAGAAGCACATCTGGATCAGACTGTAGCTGTAAGCCATGGTTTGCTCTGTGGGAGAGTGAGGAGAGCTGTCCTGCAGCTGACCCACCCAGAATTCTGCCTGGGgatcaggttggggggggggggtgcatgttACTTGAAGTGTTCTGTCATCCTTTGAAAGGATGTGGTCGAGACTCCCTCTCGCATTAGTCCACCCTCAAAGGTTAGGTACAATTGTGTGGAATTTAGGCTTTCTGACGTGGAGGTGCCTCAACAGCAAAAAAAGTTTTGCAGCACTTGAGGTAAACTGTCAAGTGAGACCTCAAACCACAAAGGCTAACAACACAGCGCTAACCATCTCACAACACCCATCACTACCTGACATCTTAGCTCAACTTTTTGCAGCTGGGCATAGAAGCAGAATCTTACACCCTAGTTACAAGGGAGGTTGCACTGTATATTTGCCAAAGGGAAGGACTAGGAGTTAGGAGTTATAGTCTCAGCTCTGGCACTACCTTGCTCTGAGGTCTTGGTCATGTCATTTAATCTCTGTTTCTCAGTTTACCAATCtgtagaaaaatatggtaatactTATGTACATCACAGGGTGTATGAGGATCGATTAGTTAATGGTTAGACACTCTTTGAAAATGTTAAGTGATATCAAGGGCTAAGTATGTGAGCCAAACTTTGCTCTCGATTACATCTTCTTCTGGTTCCTCAGTATATAAGTTACACTAACTTAGACTCTCTTACACACCTGTAAATAGCTGTAATGAGATCGAAGGGATTCTAAATTAGCATAAGGGAGTCTTCATTTATGCATCACCTGTGAATCTGACCTCTGGAAAGAATCAAGAAGTGAGAAAGAAATGCTACCTATCTTGACCCTACTGTATTGTTAGTCACCAACACCATCAGATGCAGGAAAGGTAATAAAGAAAGGActtcattttttttcagtgacTTCATAGATTTATGTCTTCTTGCACTTTAAAAACAGATGTCAGCTGAGATCATAACTCCTTGGAAAGGCCAAGAAAACAGACATTAATACGAAAACCCACATTCTCTTGTATGATTGAACAATACCAAAAGCTTTTGTGCGTCCTGATCAGAAGAATGTGCTAATGCCCTGGCTGTGTACTATGAGCTAATAAACTTTTGAAAGTTGTGACAATATTTGGAAGAGAAATATCTGCTACAGGTTTCTCAGATTAAAAGGAGGCAAGAACTCCAGTATTAGCTCCTACTCCTGAACCAGATTCAGGAAGATAGAGTGGCTCAGGAAAGGAATGACACAGTTAAAGGAACTTCTTTGTAGAAGGATCCTCTGATGAACAGTTTATGTCTAAAGCTGCACTGGGTTTTCACTCTTCATCTAGTAAAGGTGGAGAGGTTTTTGCAGCACGCACAAGCTTTTGCGTGAAGACAAGAATACATAGATCAGAAGTGAGAAAGCACTGTTAGTACTTGGTTGCTATTTAACAAATGGTTTATTTTGTAATgccaatttaacaccattaaccGAAGTAGCTGCACGTCTGCAAGTTATGTCAGCATGTCTGCAGCACTTGGCTTGCTGACAGACAAAACCATCCATTTTTTAACACAAACCACAATCTGTATTTGTCTTGTTCACTCCAGAATTGTTATGATAGACAGAGAGAGCCTACAGGAGTCTTCCTTCGAGAGGAAGGCCGGTCTGTAGTTAAgacacaggactgggactcaggagaactgggttcagtTTACAGCTCTGCACCAGATcacatgtgtgaccttgggcaagtcacttggggccagattttcaaagctgctaaGCTTTCCTTTAGTAGTTAAATAAGGGCTAGATTTCCAAAAGGGATGCATCCAGCAGCTCCTGTTGTGACACTTGTCAgcacccattaacttcaatgaatcTGCACCAGTTTAAACCAGCTGAGTGTTTGCCTGTTGGGTTTGCTATTTAAAGGCTGATCACACTGGGCTCAATCGTGGGCCAGACTATGGGCCAGGACAGAGGATTAAGGGGGTGAGATGACTCCTTGCTTCCCTGCGTGGGCTACCCATATTATGGATCAGAATGTAGGTGGGACGGCAGTTGCTGCTGAGCTATTACTCCCGCAACCACGCGAGTGAATGAGGCATGGGTGAGCAATGGGCGGAGCCTTTCTCATATTTTTCACCCTCCATTTCCCCACAATGCACCAGTCAGCATCGTTCTCTGAATAACAATTTGGTCCCAGCCCAGTCCCTTATCCAGGGCAGCCTGCAAGGTGCTCTCTGTAAGTGATGGTTACTGGAGATAAGTATTTgctagaaaaaaatattgaaacatttttggcgagggagggggaaaaacatAGGCTATATATAGAATGACATGGACTTTGCAAAACAGATACAAGCAGAGAAAGAGCTAGATCACATTTTGTCTATTTTACGTTTCATAATGTGCCCTAACCATTCAACCTCACTGCCAATGTTGTGTCACAGAATTTGGCcattacatttattttctgttcAGGAATAAAAGATTAATCCCTCCACACAGCACCATTTAAAATCCTCCACAACAGAAcctatacattatttttttaataccaaCCTGAGAAGTTCTATCAAACGTTCTTCAAGGAATTGCTTTGTTCTAGTTAGATCGTCTAGCTCAGCCAACAACTTCTGATCATTGCTGTCTCTGTCTGCTGTCGCCTTGTTGAGTTTGTCACCGTACTCTTTGACTTGCTCATTCGCTTTGTCAACTTCCTTTTGGGTCctgtttaaatgcaaattaattgtTCTTAAAGAAGTCCCTTCTGCCATTTATCTTGACGAAATCTGTAGTTTTAGTGAAGTCTTTCTCAGTGTGAACACAATATTATATAGAACAACGTGATTTAGTTTTTTGACACTTTTGAAGCTGTGCATAGATACATTACCTGTGGGCACCTTTGACAATCAGTAACTTCTGGGGATGCGGGTACTATTTCCTGCTCCCTTTTCATAGTTGTGTTTGTGATGGCTACCCTCTTGGCtgcacaccagggattgaaccaggTAGCAGGAACTGCTACAGCTTAAGCTAAGAGCCAAGGCTTTCTGGGTGAGTCTGTAAAGACCCATATCCCCTGCAGACTGGGCACAGAGAACAATCCAGAGTATAAACATATCAGTGGTTTACATGTTCACAAAAGGTCTACTAAGTATGCTATTAATTTGCAgtaccacaaaacaaaaaaatttacaAAGGAGCTAAAAACCCTTTACCACTGAGTACAAGAAATATTGACAAGCTCTGCTAATATGACTTCACTTGAGAGTCTCATCCAGACAAATTTGCCTCAGATTTCAAGTGGACAGAGTGAAAGACTTAAGGAGGTTTGATTTGATTTCTGGTGTATTAATTTCAGTCAATAGAGCAATTTAAAACTAGAGAATTACTCACAGTCTCAATGGTAAACTTAACAGACTACAGTCTAATTAACTTAGTCAATAGACTCCCAGTTGGCACAAGGGATGAACTCACCAGATCAGACACTCAGTTTTGAAATCAGTGGACACTGATTTATACATGGAACTACTTcagttgacaccagctgagcatctggcccaccAAATAGAAACTAGTGCACACTTAGTTGTAAGAAACTAGAGTGGGTACAAACAGAAATCTGAAAAAGGAATTAAGGGCCCCGATTCTGAAGTCCTCATTCAGGCTCCATATCTCAACTCTCTTTTACATGGGAGCAAGATAAGCATTAGCTCCTTACTTCCAGGTAACAGCTCTGCACAAGGTCAGGCCCAGTGCAGATCTGCTCCATGACCAGAGCTCATCAAGTTGCTGAGGGGCAGATTCTCCATATAAATGAGGACTCTGAGGGCACATCTACAGAGTAAGCAGAAACCCACGGCAGcgcgtctcagagcccaggtctacagactcggGTTTATGGGGCTCAGACTACAGCTCTCAGAATGgccatgtagacatttgggcttgggctctgaaacccaccccgctccccaggcttcagagcccaagctccaatccaaccccaaacatctacacagctatttttagtgccgtCGAGCGAGCCTGAGACTGCAGATCccggctctgagacttgctgtttCTATTGCCCCAATGGAGCAACACTGATTGATACCAGCTGAGCATATGGCCCAATATCTGTACTTTTATTGGGGTGTGAAGCATCCTGGGGAGTACTGTGTCCTCCCACCCCTACCTGCAGTCTCCATGGCGAGAACTGCCCTGATGGACACTGTGCACTCTCCAGCTGCCAGCTCCATTCCATAGCTGACTATCCTCTGGACTCATCTAGCTGATTGATAACCAGGGGgacctgccctcccagagctgcaatCACAGAGCCCAGTGAGACAGAGTCACAGACTCCTGCCTCAAGGCATGGGGCAGAGTTTGGTGGCCATGTAGGTGTTACGCAGCCATCCCTGAAAGGATTCCCCTCATTCTTGATCCAAGCAGCCCTGGAGTCAGGCCAGGCTGGCTTTgtcctcccagctctgtgctgcaAAATCATTTAGTGCCAGTATTTGTCAccaagtccttactcaggcaaaatgcccattgaactcaataggagACTTGCCTGAGCAAGAGCTGCAGAGTGTGTTCCCTTCAACAGCAATTCTTACTTTACTCTTGAGACACCACAGAGGggcaaaaataaaacacaccCTCCATGTAAAATGCAGTGCAAATGTTCCAGTCCTCTTTTAAACAGCAGTCGACATTGCTGGACTCTGAATGCTGCATCTAACCCATGCTACAAAGCCTAGCAACACGTAGAATAGTTTCACAAAGGAAACAAGAAATGCGATGACTACAGAACATCAGCTACGTGAACAAAGGGAGGCTGTATTCTGTGTAATTTCCATGTTTTTCATCGAAAGGCCACTTAACGTTTCCTACTCAATATTTATGTATTCTCTCCCCTGCCTCATATACTGTACACAACCATATGGTGTACACACTATGATGACTTATCTCCTGTTTGGCTTCTTACAAACAGTACAAGTGAAATAACCAAAGTGCTAACCTCTCCAAGTGTTTTTTCAGAGACATCACCTCCTCGTCTTTTTTTAACCTGGTGGATTCATATTCAGTCAATTGCTCTGTTGTACGCTCCAGTTTGCTAGACAGTTCCGTGTTTAAAGCCTAGCACAATAAtagaaatatttctgtttaaCATATAAAAACATCACTGTATCAACTGTAACTTAGTTACTATGTCACCCAAACAATGCTTTGACGGGGAGTTTAAGAAGTCCAACCATTAATTAAAACATTATTATTGAATAATCAGACACTAGTTGTGTACTGGGGATTGATTACTTATGTCACATTGAATAAGGGATCAATTGTAAAGTATTAAACCATGCCAGTAATTCTTATTAGCCACAGCAGAAGGGCTTTGAGTGGCTTTTGTCTCTTTATCAAAGAATAAAGTCCCAAACACAATGATGAAAGAATAAACCACATCagtatttaaaactattttacaGTCTGAAATAAGTGCTTCAATAGGAAAACAAAAAGTTTAAAAGAAACTAAATTATCATGAGGGGGAAAATGTCAAGTTTATGGCTTCTTCATTAAAACAGAGTTAAATATAAAAGGAAGCGAAAAAGCACCTTCTATTATCTAAACTTTAGAGGTAACATTTTCAGACTTGGGTACACCCCTATatctgtatttaggcacctaagtaaaaGTCATCTGGTTCAGGGGGTGAGAACCTCAGTATTTAACtgctatttgtgcctttgaaaatctccccctagtCTGACAATTTTGACCTGCATGTCTATTATTTGTTCAAGTGCATTCTCAGGCTCCCAGCCAGCTGCCAGACAAGTCCCCTGCCTTGTAAATTCTAACACAAGTGACTATTGATGCAAATACTTTAGCACATTTCTTTATTGTAATCAGATTAAGCACCTACGTGAAGCTCTGCAatctcttcctctgcagcacacaGCTGTCGTTTCTGCTCCTCAAGCTGCTCTTTTACTTTCTCGCATTCTTCACTGACAGCCTAGTGTAGTCAATAAAGCACTTGTTAGAGTTCACATAAAAGTCATCACCCAGTTTTAAAGTTTCCTGTTGATGCAGAATGGACAATTAAAATatactgggccaaattaatccaTTAATTATAATGGAGTTACaacagggataaatttggccctCTGCGTGGCTGATGGCAGACCAATTCAAATGACCATCCCAGGAAACTTGGGGCCTAATTCATGGAAAAAGTCCCCCGTTGTGGTAGTCAGATGATGTTTTTCAGGCAATTATTATGGGCCATAACAAAAATGGCCCAACTTGCTAAACATGTAAATGTTGTGTTGAAAGTACAAAGGGAGCACAAATCATGCTGGGAATTAGGAGCTGCTCTGTGGGCAAAGAAAGTAAGCGCACACCACTTTTCGACGTTAGAAGAATCTCAGCATACACAGAAGTGTGTACGTCTGATCAACTGGCAGCCTTAGGCTCAGAGCTGCAGTAACAGACACACAGTTCTTTATCTTTCAGGAATTTCTCCCCATATGATCCAGAGTTGAATCGGGGTGGCTCGTGACCACTTCCTGAAACTAGACTTTTATCTCGGTGGCTGTATCTTGTACAGTAAAATTACCACTCAGGCTGGGATTTCTAACTTtgatctcactgaaatcaacattGATTGCAATAGGAGCGGAGCCAGGCCCACACTcagacttctgaaaatcccaccatgGGCCTCTAGCCCTTATGTTCAAATAGATGTGTGAACTCAGTGTAACTTGTGCTGTACTATATGTCAGAGTCTGCAGACTGCCTGAAACAGTGCCTCTAACAGAGGGGTGAGTTGCTCTTATTCATATCAACAGATGTTGATGCTAAAGCCTAACGACAAAGTAAatgttacaaatattaactatttcactgctgatcattgcACACAAGGATAGAGAAGAAAGGGTTCATCTGATCAGAGctgcacaatctactgtgagCATCTTATTTTGGTTTCATGAGTGGGCGGATGTTGGGTTGTAACTGGATTTTGGGAGAGTGCCAGTATGGGTGTTACTGTTATCAGGGAATCGATGGGAACTGAGGGCACTCAGCCCTGTGCAGGAGGTATGCAGCACCTTGCAGTATTGGGCCCATTGTATTACAGGTACTTTTAAATAATGGCAAATCGTAAGCTGAAATATTCATAGTTATTTGATGAGTAATATTCATGAAAGTCGAGCAACCATTGGGTCTGAAAAACACCTTTTCAATATTCTGCAAAGAAAGGAGGTTCACACATCCATAGCCTTGTTCTGCTGACCCAGTGTAGTAAAGAGGATATAACTGGTTCAGTGTTAGACATCAAGGGGAATCAAAGTTGCTTAGCACATTGCAGAGCAAGGCTCAGTGGGCGTTAGGGACTAATCCCCCCTAAATTCATATGTGCTTagattaaagccagaagggactgttgcgATTATCCGACCTCCACAATGCAGGCCATTTCACCCCATAATTCCTGCAGAGGAGGGAATTTCTCCTCCTTACCACGTCAGTGAACACTGTCAAGCATGTAGAATGTAGAATAGCATGTAGAATATGATATTCATTTACCTTgaattttgtttgataatttatAATCTCTGTGCTCATTTGAAATTTTATTGCAGACAGCTCTTCTTCGCTGGTCTCTTGGCAGCGTTGGGCCTGTTTCGCTGCCACCTCCAGCTGTGTTTGCAGGCTGGAAACAGCGGCAACGCATACTTGAGTCTCCTTTAGTTTCTCTGTCAGGCCTTGGTTCTCCTGCCTGAGCGTGGAGATGTCAAGTTGCAGCCTCTCCTGCTCCTTTGCTGCTTGCTCACCCAATTCCCCGAGCTTCTTAGTGACCCGGGCCAGCTTCTCTTCTGCATCCCCCTTCTCAGAGGTCAAGGTACAGATCTGAATACCAAGTTCAGCCATGTCAGTGTTGGTTCTGTGGAGCAGGTCATTGGTTTCTACATTTTCCATTTGAACAGTCTCCAAATACTGCTTAACCTTGGACAGCTCTTCCCTGAGACTCAGCACATTCTTCTCCAGCTCAGCCTTTTGATGGGCTTCCCTTTCCCGCTCTTTTTTCAGAGTTTCCTCTCTTTCTTTACACTGTACCAGCTCTTGCACGTGGTTGCTGTTGAGTGACTCACTCTGCTCTTTCAGCTGCTGGACCAGTGTCTTTTGTTCCCCCAAAACTGCCTCCGTGACATCCAGCTTGCCTTGcatcctctctctctcatcagcTGTCTGCTGAAGCTTGGCTCGAAGGTCAATCACTTCTGCCTGCAACCTGGACACTTCACTCTGGTTGATGTGCAGCTGCTTTTCAGACACGGCTAGCCTGGAAGCCAACTCTTGTGCCTCTTTCTCCTGACATGCTGCCTGCTCCAGCTGGGCCTTCTCCACTGAATCCTTCTCTCCAGTAAGGGATTCAATCAATTTTATTTGATGAAGGCATGTTTTTTCCATACTTAGCTTTTCCACTTCAAGAGACTCCGCTTTTTTTCGGTACATCTCAATTTCTGCCTGTAGCTGCTTGCATTGGCTCTCTATGCCTTGCAGTGTCACATCTTTCTCTGTAACCTGTGACCTAAGAGACTCTTCACACTCCTTCAAGGAAAACAGAATCTTTTCCATCCGTAAACCATGCTGTTTGGCACTCTTGTGCTCTGTTTGCAATTCAGCTAAAGACTCCTTGATGGTAtcttctctttgcctcagttcttGGTATTCAGAATGCAGAGACTGTAGCCTCTCTTCCAGGATCTGATTTTGCCTTGTGACATTCTGCAAGTCTTCATGCAACTGTTTGTTCTGCTCCCGGagctttttctctttttcatcCACCGACACCATGGCATCGTCAATCTGACTCTGGAGCTGTTTCTCCGATGCCCTCAGCCTGGCCAACTCAGCTTCCAAAGAGGCTTTAGATGCCTCCAGGTTTTTCTGCTTCTCTTTCATCTTCTCCTTGGTTTGGTGCAGATTTGCATTCTCAGATTTCAGTTTCTTGCTTTCTTCACCAATTTCGTTCAGTGCCAAGCTTTGCTGTCCTGCGAGCTCCTCCATGTCCTTTACCTTCTGGAGGAGGTGATCATTGCTTGAGAGGAGTTTTTGGTTTTGCTCCTCTAGGCTGTGCACGTTCTGACTCAGCTTTGATAAATGATCCTTCCGCAGCTCAAGTTGCTCTGCCAAGGTTCTGGCTTCCTGCTTCAGCACAGCTTCCCTGCAGCTGCACTCTTCCTGA
Above is a genomic segment from Emys orbicularis isolate rEmyOrb1 chromosome 2, rEmyOrb1.hap1, whole genome shotgun sequence containing:
- the FYCO1 gene encoding FYVE and coiled-coil domain-containing protein 1 isoform X2; translation: MNTKVTSDWYYARSPFLKSKMSSDIVGQLYELTEVQFDLASRGHDLDAAWPTFARRTLSSHGSSAYLWKPPSRSSSISSLVSNYLQTQEFPGSPDANISLNAEHVEGFEEMRVELDQGELRQRELQDRINQLEKENQQLQAAVSLQKEQVQVEKEKSSNFREENSRLTKTIAELQKQCEVSQSTQSTVHDLQKCVQALEVNAAEQQKEYHTRLEQMESSKKDYASELQLLNQELETTRASVSMKDLCISELQTKLSSTEQKNLELIAKVDAILDEKGVLLEKLHQAEKEKADIQKLNNELLSQVKTAREELQLKEGAQKELESRFSCLTTDSKKESEKLLMSLEMMAKEMDTVQEALTVKGKEVAELQIQLKGSLARVGSLEKNLEETRRAKENLQEECSCREAVLKQEARTLAEQLELRKDHLSKLSQNVHSLEEQNQKLLSSNDHLLQKVKDMEELAGQQSLALNEIGEESKKLKSENANLHQTKEKMKEKQKNLEASKASLEAELARLRASEKQLQSQIDDAMVSVDEKEKKLREQNKQLHEDLQNVTRQNQILEERLQSLHSEYQELRQREDTIKESLAELQTEHKSAKQHGLRMEKILFSLKECEESLRSQVTEKDVTLQGIESQCKQLQAEIEMYRKKAESLEVEKLSMEKTCLHQIKLIESLTGEKDSVEKAQLEQAACQEKEAQELASRLAVSEKQLHINQSEVSRLQAEVIDLRAKLQQTADERERMQGKLDVTEAVLGEQKTLVQQLKEQSESLNSNHVQELVQCKEREETLKKEREREAHQKAELEKNVLSLREELSKVKQYLETVQMENVETNDLLHRTNTDMAELGIQICTLTSEKGDAEEKLARVTKKLGELGEQAAKEQERLQLDISTLRQENQGLTEKLKETQVCVAAVSSLQTQLEVAAKQAQRCQETSEEELSAIKFQMSTEIINYQTKFKAVSEECEKVKEQLEEQKRQLCAAEEEIAELHALNTELSSKLERTTEQLTEYESTRLKKDEEVMSLKKHLERTQKEVDKANEQVKEYGDKLNKATADRDSNDQKLLAELDDLTRTKQFLEERLIELLRDKDALWQKSDALEFQQKLCEEQRWLGDTEVNHCLSCQREFTWMMRRHHCRLCGRIFCYYCCNNYMMTKHSGKKERCCRACFNKPRVIVDYTDDFGSRASQEEPPALLNSPVSPTQEGTVTNETSKPPDDAVFDIITDEELCQVQESDSVHNESQADVESLDQSDTDLNSTYNSSTLDDSEELQVAQDAEICLLKSGELMIKLPLTVEEILNFGEDNRELFIKSSTYSTIPITVTETGLTISWVFSSDPKSIAFSVVYQESEEAMLDQCKVLIPMTRCNSHKETIRGQVKARNCGIYILIFDNTFSRFISKKVFYHLTVEQPVIYDGSDFP